One window of Nymphaea colorata isolate Beijing-Zhang1983 chromosome 11, ASM883128v2, whole genome shotgun sequence genomic DNA carries:
- the LOC116263983 gene encoding uncharacterized protein LOC116263983 isoform X1, whose product MGSRIGYFLIVLLLGPIALGSGNSPVNKDTPDQKGMLPSRAVQSKVVSINNRRELDTYPVMTVPVISPLDPSTTSPPIVTSPGTTPTNTPPTTPTTTPTTTPTASGGQRWCIASPSASQTALQVALDYACGYGGADCSAIQQGGSCFNPDTVRDHASYAFNNYYQKNPVDTSCVFGGTATLTTTNPTCFFLLLQNSAVHLTWLWFMCISGHNHNQFQFTNIDSTHYDQFTWIYNLWVRCPHYQHFICSICFNKLSATLHLGMPALVDPPIKF is encoded by the exons ATGGGCTCAAGGATTGGCTACTTCCTTATCGTCCTTCTATTGGGTCCTATTGCTCTTGGTTCAG GGAATTCCCCTGTAAATAAGGATACACCTGATCAGAAAGGGATGTTACCATCCAGAGCTGTTCAGAGCAAGGTCGTTTCCATCAACAACAGACGCGAATTGGACACATATCCCGTGATGACTGTTCCTGTAATCAGTCCTTTAGATCCTAGTACTACAAGTCCACCCATTGTCACAAGTCCAGGGACGACCCCCACTAACACCCCGCCGACCACTCCAACAACCACTCCGACGACCACTCCAACAGCCTCAGGTGGTCAGAGATGGTGTATTGCGAGTCCATCAGCATCACAAACAGCTTTGCAAGTTGCCCTCGACTATGCATGTGGATATGGTGGTGCAGACTGTTCAGCAATTCAGCAGGGTGGAAGCTGTTTTAATCCCGACACTGTTCGCGATCATGCATCATATGCTTTCAATAACTATTATCAGAAGAATCCAGTTGATACCAGTTGTGTCTTTGGGGGAACTGCTACGCTTACGACAACTAATCCTA CATGTTTCTTCCTGCTCTTACAAAATTCAGCAGTTCACCTCACCTG GCTCTGGTTCATGTGTATATCCGGCCACAACCACAACCAG TTTCAATTCACCAACATTGACTCCACCCACTACGACCAATTCACCTGGATCTACAACCTATGGGTCAGATGTCCCCATTACCAGCACTTCATTTGCAGCATCTGTTTCAATAAGCTCTCTGCTACTCTTCACCTTGGTATGCCTGCATTGGTTGATCCACCCATAAAGTTTTGA
- the LOC116263983 gene encoding PLASMODESMATA CALLOSE-BINDING PROTEIN 5-like isoform X2, translating to MGSRIGYFLIVLLLGPIALGSGNSPVNKDTPDQKGMLPSRAVQSKVVSINNRRELDTYPVMTVPVISPLDPSTTSPPIVTSPGTTPTNTPPTTPTTTPTTTPTASGGQRWCIASPSASQTALQVALDYACGYGGADCSAIQQGGSCFNPDTVRDHASYAFNNYYQKNPVDTSCVFGGTATLTTTNPSSGSCVYPATTTTSFNSPTLTPPTTTNSPGSTTYGSDVPITSTSFAASVSISSLLLFTLVCLHWLIHP from the exons ATGGGCTCAAGGATTGGCTACTTCCTTATCGTCCTTCTATTGGGTCCTATTGCTCTTGGTTCAG GGAATTCCCCTGTAAATAAGGATACACCTGATCAGAAAGGGATGTTACCATCCAGAGCTGTTCAGAGCAAGGTCGTTTCCATCAACAACAGACGCGAATTGGACACATATCCCGTGATGACTGTTCCTGTAATCAGTCCTTTAGATCCTAGTACTACAAGTCCACCCATTGTCACAAGTCCAGGGACGACCCCCACTAACACCCCGCCGACCACTCCAACAACCACTCCGACGACCACTCCAACAGCCTCAGGTGGTCAGAGATGGTGTATTGCGAGTCCATCAGCATCACAAACAGCTTTGCAAGTTGCCCTCGACTATGCATGTGGATATGGTGGTGCAGACTGTTCAGCAATTCAGCAGGGTGGAAGCTGTTTTAATCCCGACACTGTTCGCGATCATGCATCATATGCTTTCAATAACTATTATCAGAAGAATCCAGTTGATACCAGTTGTGTCTTTGGGGGAACTGCTACGCTTACGACAACTAATCCTA GCTCTGGTTCATGTGTATATCCGGCCACAACCACAACCAG TTTCAATTCACCAACATTGACTCCACCCACTACGACCAATTCACCTGGATCTACAACCTATGGGTCAGATGTCCCCATTACCAGCACTTCATTTGCAGCATCTGTTTCAATAAGCTCTCTGCTACTCTTCACCTTGGTATGCCTGCATTGGTTGATCCACCCATAA